One stretch of Prinia subflava isolate CZ2003 ecotype Zambia chromosome 19, Cam_Psub_1.2, whole genome shotgun sequence DNA includes these proteins:
- the LOC134560370 gene encoding septin-2, translating into MSQSGEKVKFSDSAGYVGFANLPNQVHRKSVKKGFEFTLMVVGESGLGKSTLINSLFLTDLYPERYIPGAAEKIERTVQIEASTVEIEERGVKLRLTVVDTPGYGDAINSQDCFKTIIHYIDNQFERYLHDESGLNRRHIIDNRVHCCFYFISPFGHGLKPLDVEFMKALHGKVNIVPVIAKADTLTLKERERLKRRVLDEISEHGIRIYQLPDADSDEDEEFKEQTRVLKASIPFAVIGSNQLIEVKGKKIRGRLYPWGVVEVENPEHNDFLKLRTMLVTHMQDLQEVTQDLHYENFRSERLKRTGKPVEEEVVDKDRILQQKEAELRRMQEMIAQMQAQMRMKPGDD; encoded by the exons TTTTCCGACTCGGCAGGCTATGTGGGATTTGCTAATCTGCCCAACCAGGTTCACAGGAAATCTGTGAAGAAAGGCTTTGAATTCACACTCATGGTGGTTG gTGAGTCTGGCTTAGGAAAATCCACTTTAATTAACAGTCTGTTCCTGACTGATCTTTATCCAGAGCGTTAtattcctggagctgcag agaaaatagAGAGGACAGTTCAAATCGAAGCTTCTACAGTAGAGATAGAGGAGCGAGGGGTGAAGCTGCGTTTAACTGTAGTTGACACACCAGGATATGGAGATGCCATTAACAGCCAGGACTG CTTCAAAACCATTATCCACTACATTGACAACCAGTTTGAGCGATACCTGCACGACGAGAGTGGCCTGAACAGGCGCCACATCATCGACAACAGAGTGCACTGCTGCTTCTACTTCATCTCTCCTTTCGGGCATGG ACTGAAGCCATTAGATGTGGAGTTCATGAAGGCCCTTCATGGAAAAGTCAACATTGTCCCTGTGATTGCCAAGGCTGACACCCTGACGctgaaggagagagagaggctgAAGAGAAGA GTTTTGGATGAGATTTCTGAACATGGCATTAGGATTTATCAGCTCCCCGATGCAGATTCTGATGAAGATGAGGAGTTTAAAGAACAAACTAGAGTTTTAAAG GCTAGCATTCCCTTCGCTGTTATTGGATCCAATCAACTGATTGaggtgaaggggaaaaaaatcagaggcCGCCTGTATCCCTGGGGAGTTGTTGAGGTTGAAAATCCAGAGCACAACGATTTCCTCAAGCTGCGCACAATGCTGGT GACACACATGCAGGACCTGCAGGAGGTGACCCAAGACTTGCACTACGAGAACTTCCGCTCCGAGAGGCTAAAACGCACGGGCAA GCCCGTTGAAGAGGAAGTGGTAGACAAGGACAGAATCCTCCAGCAGAAAGAGGCTGAG